Proteins encoded by one window of Geobacter sp. DSM 9736:
- the pilQ gene encoding type IV pilus secretin family protein, with the protein MVFGSGRLLGIAFGSILLAGVMGCAHKPLAGGDASDGTLPSVVLREVKVSADGLLVDIYADRPLTYTSYKISSPPKTVIDLAQTEPGDITAPIEVNRGNIRQILVTKHGYGSGFLSRVEIMQERDEDAVVTPLGERDRLQVKYSDPSADAAEAKYSAPAAVPSPEIKADASADPVQTPSSAEVTPQAQKEPSAGEDAGAKGTGIALQKETGSVVAPPPVAQPPVAVPSEAPATETDKPGEKPSAQSPESAEKQKPGLQGKNLSAVRKVRDGIEIDLSDVPEKVATFRLAKPDRMVIDLFGITRASASRVVPINNFGVANARIGLTPEKVRVVLDAAGEHLPPGQVVTRQGGLKVVLEQLPERKQRESAVEKTAPAPVPPGQARPAEPAVPVVENVEFKQVDGYSRVSIVLDEACKVGEPTKSPRGWLLTIDNCQVPRKLQRMLDARSFVTPVLSITPYQVTSKGRKMARILVKMRSAAPFTIKQEGRTVNWDFKNSEAGEQPSFMSDVVRDQYEASPVAEQPQSVTVAGDGKRYTGRRVSLEFSDADIRKIFQLIAEVSNLNFLISDDVTGTISLRLVNVPWDQALDVILESKGLEMKRDGNIVQIKPAGKFKSMEQGEQESKRARERAMELQTVIFDINYASVGDVVAQLNNLKTSREGVSISQDARTNRVIVTDIAPALEKMKSLLKNIDIPERQVMIEARIVEATSTFTRELGIQWGIHYRDGSGAFLEQLDTGFGGIVIPPPSTGTSGPGAAIGMSFGRLTSNVQLDLRLSAAATNGQIKIISTPKVVTLNNKAAKISQGQSIPYQTVSAEGTKTEFVEAALTLEVTPHITADGNIGMKIKASNNSAGTGSPPPINKKEATTELQIRNGETTVIGGIYVDGDTEEDRGVPFLQDIPLFGWLFKSNTKTKTKTELLIFITPRIVG; encoded by the coding sequence ATGGTATTCGGCTCAGGAAGGCTTCTAGGCATAGCTTTTGGCTCCATTCTCCTGGCGGGGGTGATGGGCTGCGCTCATAAGCCTCTTGCCGGTGGCGATGCTTCCGACGGCACGCTCCCCTCGGTTGTGCTCCGCGAGGTCAAGGTTTCCGCTGACGGGTTGCTGGTGGATATTTACGCCGACAGGCCTCTTACCTACACGTCATACAAAATCTCATCTCCTCCGAAAACCGTCATAGATCTCGCACAGACTGAACCAGGGGATATCACTGCCCCGATTGAGGTGAACAGGGGGAACATCCGCCAGATACTGGTAACCAAGCACGGGTACGGCAGCGGGTTTCTCAGCCGTGTGGAGATAATGCAGGAGCGGGACGAGGATGCGGTTGTCACGCCGCTGGGGGAGAGGGACAGGCTGCAGGTAAAGTATTCTGATCCATCTGCCGATGCGGCGGAGGCAAAGTATTCGGCACCGGCTGCTGTACCTTCTCCGGAGATAAAGGCTGATGCTTCTGCGGACCCCGTGCAGACTCCTTCATCGGCTGAAGTTACACCCCAGGCACAGAAAGAGCCAAGTGCCGGAGAAGACGCTGGGGCTAAGGGGACGGGAATTGCGCTGCAGAAAGAGACCGGTTCAGTGGTCGCTCCCCCCCCTGTAGCCCAACCCCCTGTAGCCGTACCCTCTGAGGCACCTGCTACGGAGACGGACAAGCCCGGCGAAAAACCGTCGGCTCAATCTCCTGAGTCTGCTGAAAAGCAGAAACCGGGCCTCCAGGGGAAAAATCTTTCTGCAGTGAGAAAAGTCCGCGACGGTATCGAGATCGACCTCAGCGATGTGCCGGAGAAGGTTGCTACATTTCGTCTGGCCAAGCCTGACAGGATGGTGATTGACCTCTTTGGCATCACCAGAGCATCTGCTTCCCGGGTTGTCCCTATTAACAACTTCGGGGTAGCAAATGCGAGGATTGGCCTGACACCCGAGAAAGTACGGGTCGTTCTGGATGCTGCGGGCGAGCATCTGCCGCCGGGACAGGTTGTTACACGCCAGGGGGGGCTGAAAGTCGTGCTGGAACAGCTGCCCGAGAGGAAGCAAAGGGAGTCGGCGGTTGAAAAAACCGCTCCTGCACCGGTTCCTCCAGGGCAAGCTCGCCCGGCCGAGCCTGCCGTGCCCGTTGTCGAAAATGTGGAATTCAAGCAGGTAGATGGTTATTCCCGTGTCTCAATCGTCCTGGACGAGGCATGCAAGGTTGGAGAGCCGACGAAGAGCCCCCGGGGATGGCTGCTTACCATTGATAACTGTCAGGTGCCGAGGAAGCTGCAGAGGATGCTGGATGCCAGGTCGTTCGTGACGCCGGTGCTCTCCATAACTCCCTATCAGGTAACCAGCAAGGGCCGAAAGATGGCGAGGATTCTCGTCAAAATGCGCTCTGCCGCACCATTCACCATCAAGCAGGAGGGCCGCACTGTCAACTGGGACTTCAAGAACTCCGAAGCAGGAGAGCAGCCTTCATTCATGTCGGACGTTGTACGCGATCAATATGAAGCTTCGCCTGTCGCAGAGCAGCCGCAGTCGGTGACCGTGGCGGGGGATGGGAAAAGGTACACAGGCAGAAGGGTGTCCCTGGAATTTTCGGATGCCGACATTAGGAAGATATTCCAGCTTATCGCGGAGGTTAGTAACCTCAATTTCCTCATCTCGGACGATGTTACCGGAACCATAAGCCTCAGGCTTGTGAACGTTCCATGGGACCAGGCGCTCGATGTGATCCTTGAGTCGAAGGGCCTAGAGATGAAACGGGATGGCAACATCGTCCAGATCAAGCCGGCCGGTAAGTTCAAAAGCATGGAGCAGGGGGAGCAGGAGTCGAAGAGGGCACGCGAGCGGGCGATGGAACTGCAAACGGTAATTTTCGACATCAATTACGCTTCGGTCGGCGATGTAGTGGCACAGCTCAATAACCTTAAGACATCCCGCGAGGGAGTAAGTATTTCACAGGATGCACGCACCAATCGGGTGATAGTGACCGATATCGCTCCTGCCCTTGAAAAGATGAAATCCCTCCTGAAGAACATAGACATTCCGGAGAGGCAGGTGATGATAGAAGCCCGCATAGTTGAAGCTACCTCTACCTTTACCAGGGAGCTAGGAATACAGTGGGGGATTCACTATCGTGACGGCTCCGGCGCGTTTCTGGAGCAGCTCGATACCGGCTTCGGCGGGATCGTCATCCCTCCCCCATCAACGGGGACATCTGGCCCTGGCGCGGCGATCGGCATGTCCTTCGGCCGGCTGACGAGCAATGTTCAGCTTGACCTGCGTCTTTCGGCGGCAGCGACGAACGGACAGATCAAGATCATTTCCACTCCCAAAGTCGTAACGCTCAACAACAAAGCTGCAAAGATATCCCAGGGGCAATCTATCCCATACCAGACGGTGTCGGCCGAAGGGACCAAAACGGAGTTCGTTGAAGCGGCGCTGACACTGGAGGTTACGCCGCACATTACCGCCGACGGCAACATCGGGATGAAGATAAAGGCATCCAATAACTCCGCAGGCACTGGCTCTCCTCCACCGATCAACAAGAAGGAAGCAACGACAGAGCTCCAGATCAGAAACGGTGAGACTACTGTCATAGGCGGAATCTATGTTGACGGTGATACGGAGGAGGACAGAGGTGTGCCCTTCCTTCAGGACATACCTCTCTTCGGCTGGCTTTTCAAATCCAACACTAAGACGAAAACCAAGACGGAACTGCTTATATTCATCACCCCGAGGATCGTCGGATAG
- a CDS encoding pilus assembly protein PilP, with translation MRKNKDAIVVLLLLALLLWGCKKEEQVQTSPPPKPEQVAKQQPVQKQTSSAMVQQNPQQFDFSKAKDPFKPFIAQPPKPAPATDHSRSGSGLPMESFELSRFRVAGIVIGHKQSSALIIDPNGKGYVVKPGMSIGTSNGRITRISAAAVEVEEKYVADNGRARKRTVVLSLPQKK, from the coding sequence ATGAGAAAAAATAAAGATGCAATCGTGGTCCTGCTTCTTCTTGCCCTTCTGTTGTGGGGCTGCAAGAAAGAGGAGCAGGTCCAGACATCCCCTCCGCCGAAGCCGGAACAGGTTGCCAAGCAGCAGCCGGTCCAGAAACAGACTTCTTCGGCAATGGTGCAGCAAAATCCGCAGCAGTTTGATTTCAGCAAGGCGAAAGATCCGTTCAAACCGTTCATAGCACAGCCGCCGAAGCCTGCGCCTGCAACCGACCATTCCCGGAGTGGAAGTGGCCTTCCCATGGAGAGCTTTGAGCTGAGCAGGTTCCGGGTAGCCGGCATTGTCATCGGTCACAAGCAGAGTTCCGCCCTCATCATCGACCCGAATGGAAAGGGATATGTGGTGAAGCCGGGAATGAGCATCGGCACCAGCAATGGTCGCATAACCAGGATTTCCGCGGCTGCGGTCGAAGTGGAAGAAAAATACGTGGCCGATAACGGTCGCGCCAGGAAGCGCACGGTAGTGCTTTCCCTGCCCCAGAAAAAGTAA
- a CDS encoding type 4a pilus biogenesis protein PilO: protein MDPRLDKILKLPNRQKLGLLVAVLILEAGVFFLALQQPKMKELKELQGRRDELQSKVEENRRIANNLPKFRDDYAKLEKELERALTELPNQKEIPGLLTSISSVGKNAGLDFLLFRPKPEEPKDFYSAVPVDISVSGSFYEVANFFVAVGDLPRIVNISNVQFGDIKNERGRTTVKVNCLATTFRFLDKKEIKDEKK, encoded by the coding sequence ATGGATCCGAGACTAGACAAAATCCTGAAGCTCCCCAACAGGCAAAAATTAGGCCTTCTGGTCGCTGTTCTTATCCTTGAGGCGGGTGTGTTCTTTCTCGCACTCCAGCAGCCCAAAATGAAGGAGCTGAAGGAGTTGCAAGGCCGGCGCGACGAGCTTCAGAGCAAGGTTGAGGAGAATCGTCGGATTGCCAATAACTTACCGAAGTTCCGGGATGATTACGCAAAGTTGGAGAAGGAGCTGGAGAGGGCTCTCACTGAGCTCCCCAACCAGAAGGAAATCCCGGGACTGCTCACGAGCATCTCCTCCGTCGGAAAAAATGCGGGCCTCGACTTTCTTCTGTTCCGGCCGAAGCCGGAGGAGCCCAAGGATTTTTATTCAGCAGTTCCCGTCGACATCTCGGTTTCAGGTTCTTTTTATGAAGTGGCCAACTTTTTTGTAGCAGTGGGAGATCTTCCGCGGATTGTCAACATCAGTAACGTGCAGTTCGGTGATATCAAGAACGAAAGGGGAAGAACAACAGTCAAAGTCAACTGTCTCGCCACAACCTTTCGTTTTCTCGACAAGAAAGAGATCAAGGATGAGAAAAAATAA
- a CDS encoding PilN domain-containing protein produces the protein MIKINLLPVRAVKKKEIMQQQILIAAVSVLSMLLVLVTVYSVTLLKISTAKQEISAAEQEIELLKKKIGEIDNLKKLQAEVKKKLGVLDQLRKQKTGPASRLAKLSGAVPEQLWLTRYAESGADVSISGVAMNEDLIANFMRNLQSSDEFTNVELMVSEQTDAGGQKMKRFDMTCAIKSLKQ, from the coding sequence ATGATTAAAATCAACCTTCTCCCGGTACGTGCCGTAAAAAAGAAAGAGATCATGCAGCAGCAGATCCTGATAGCTGCTGTTTCCGTACTGTCCATGCTTCTAGTATTGGTGACGGTCTACTCGGTCACTCTCCTCAAAATTTCAACTGCCAAGCAGGAAATTTCAGCCGCCGAGCAGGAAATCGAACTGCTCAAGAAAAAGATCGGTGAGATAGACAATCTGAAGAAACTGCAAGCAGAGGTGAAGAAGAAGCTTGGCGTGCTCGATCAGCTGCGCAAACAGAAAACCGGCCCTGCCAGCCGGCTCGCCAAACTCAGTGGAGCGGTTCCGGAGCAGCTTTGGTTAACCAGGTATGCGGAAAGCGGTGCGGACGTCTCCATATCGGGTGTTGCAATGAACGAGGACCTTATCGCCAACTTCATGCGCAACCTCCAGAGCTCCGACGAGTTTACCAATGTGGAACTCATGGTGTCGGAGCAGACGGATGCAGGTGGACAGAAGATGAAGAGGTTCGATATGACCTGTGCCATCAAGAGCCTTAAACAATGA
- the pilM gene encoding type IV pilus biogenesis protein PilM has translation MFLSKKKEVIGVDVGSGSIKVVGLKEQKGTYALQSIGIMPLPPEAIVDNTLMDTSAVVEGVRNLLKSLAIKNSDVASSVSGNSIIIRKIQIPLMTQEELDDQIQWEAEQYIPFDINDVHIDFQILGSDETDPTKMSVLLAASKKDIVNDYISVFSEAGLKLAVMDVTAFALQNAFELNYDPEPAEVSALINIGASIMNINIVKAGSSLFTRDVQLGGNLYTEEIQKQLAVDAAEAEHIKLSHETDNAGRLEAIFSRINDTVAMEVRRALDFYNSAAPDGKIDKVFLSGGCAKTPSLVDVIGERLGLPVEIINPFQKIICNDKEFDPDYLQEMGPVVTVAVGLALRRFGDK, from the coding sequence ATGTTTTTGTCGAAGAAAAAAGAGGTAATCGGGGTTGACGTAGGCTCGGGTTCGATAAAGGTAGTAGGCCTTAAAGAGCAGAAAGGCACCTACGCCCTTCAGAGCATCGGAATAATGCCCCTTCCCCCGGAGGCGATCGTTGACAACACCCTGATGGATACATCCGCTGTTGTCGAGGGAGTGCGCAATCTTCTCAAAAGTCTGGCAATAAAGAACAGCGATGTTGCCAGCTCTGTCTCTGGTAACTCCATCATCATCAGGAAAATCCAGATCCCGCTCATGACCCAGGAGGAACTGGATGACCAGATCCAGTGGGAGGCGGAACAGTATATTCCTTTCGACATAAACGATGTGCACATCGACTTCCAGATTTTAGGCTCCGACGAGACTGATCCTACTAAAATGTCGGTCCTGCTGGCTGCCAGCAAAAAAGACATCGTTAACGATTACATTTCTGTTTTCTCCGAAGCGGGACTTAAACTCGCCGTGATGGATGTCACCGCCTTTGCGCTTCAGAACGCATTTGAGCTGAACTACGATCCGGAGCCGGCAGAGGTATCGGCGCTGATAAATATCGGCGCCAGCATCATGAACATCAACATCGTCAAAGCAGGCTCATCGCTTTTCACTCGGGACGTGCAGCTGGGGGGAAACCTTTACACCGAGGAAATCCAGAAGCAACTGGCGGTGGATGCAGCCGAAGCTGAGCACATCAAGCTGTCCCATGAGACAGACAATGCAGGAAGGCTGGAAGCCATTTTTAGCAGGATAAATGATACCGTTGCCATGGAAGTGCGGAGGGCCCTCGATTTTTATAATTCCGCTGCACCCGATGGAAAGATCGACAAGGTTTTCCTGAGCGGCGGATGTGCAAAGACGCCGTCGCTCGTCGATGTCATAGGGGAACGCCTCGGGCTTCCGGTGGAGATCATCAATCCTTTTCAGAAGATCATCTGTAACGACAAGGAGTTCGACCCCGATTATCTTCAGGAGATGGGTCCTGTCGTTACCGTTGCCGTCGGATTGGCATTGAGGAGGTTCGGGGACAAATGA
- a CDS encoding helix-turn-helix transcriptional regulator → MKTKNHVKKIRVANLMSKAELARLAGVSPITIDRIERGEECRMETKRKIILALGFSLAEKDKVFQD, encoded by the coding sequence ATGAAGACAAAAAATCATGTGAAGAAAATCAGGGTTGCGAACCTGATGAGCAAGGCGGAGTTGGCTCGGTTGGCGGGAGTGTCACCGATCACCATCGACAGGATCGAGCGCGGGGAAGAGTGCCGGATGGAAACGAAGCGTAAGATCATTCTCGCTTTGGGGTTCTCACTAGCGGAAAAAGACAAGGTCTTTCAGGACTAG
- a CDS encoding pilus assembly protein PilX, with translation MRTLRNEDGIAMVTALMLTMLALAITMSLLYLVTVKTRMSGAEKRYKSSFEASYAAATNLYPKDILPTLVMNFGTYTSATAAVTRISSTFSNIDLNVTAPNLCLKQKVTTDSAGWTACNAASRAGGIDPKLAPDMTFRLRGDTTGFNLYAKIVNNVPGMSDSSGLDLEAGGGVASVNNNPSVMQQPTLYTFEVQGEREGASAEKAIFEVLYAY, from the coding sequence ATGCGTACTCTCAGGAATGAAGACGGCATAGCGATGGTAACGGCACTCATGCTGACAATGCTTGCTCTTGCCATAACCATGTCGCTGCTCTACCTGGTTACCGTAAAGACGAGAATGTCCGGAGCTGAAAAACGCTATAAAAGCTCGTTCGAAGCTAGCTATGCGGCTGCTACGAACCTGTACCCCAAGGACATCCTGCCGACACTCGTAATGAATTTTGGGACGTACACTTCTGCGACTGCTGCAGTCACAAGGATTTCGAGCACATTCAGCAATATCGACCTTAACGTTACAGCTCCAAACCTGTGCCTCAAGCAGAAGGTAACCACGGACAGTGCGGGATGGACGGCCTGTAATGCTGCCAGCAGGGCGGGAGGGATCGACCCGAAACTGGCTCCCGACATGACCTTCAGGCTGAGAGGAGATACCACCGGATTCAACCTGTATGCAAAGATTGTCAACAACGTTCCGGGGATGTCCGACAGCAGCGGACTCGACCTCGAAGCTGGCGGAGGCGTGGCTTCCGTCAACAACAATCCCTCGGTAATGCAGCAGCCGACGCTCTATACATTTGAGGTTCAGGGTGAAAGGGAGGGCGCTTCAGCGGAAAAGGCCATATTTGAAGTCCTTTACGCTTACTAA
- a CDS encoding prepilin-type N-terminal cleavage/methylation domain-containing protein has translation MRTASLLKSRDGFSLTELVIVMGIFVIILALAGVSFDRIISRSLHESKSAESEIEGIVGLEMLRRDLAQAGYGLPWDVTGVTYAEIILATGNPAPGVDSKVYNDAPGSPPRAVTSGDNAGFNGSDYLVVKSTMTGLNDTAKKWYMATFTKYTSNSMVAKERLIVLRNSYANGILSNKVLLNSSGFTVSYSPNPADFPSGFRPREMLETHMVYGVSPKDGEEDTRPLRMPFNRSDYYIKRPEDTKSMPEMCAKPLDASNIAEGVGILYRSIAGQKPASADPSEPDPGGGFSAPYPLLDCVADMQVVHSLDTDGDGVVNLHSDTPPTGADRAAAIRAQVREVRVYILAQEGRKSNTFRYPDDRIWVGETINGVPFGRSFVFENQNIRDWEKYHWRVYTLVVPLGNLN, from the coding sequence ATGCGAACAGCTTCGCTTTTGAAGAGCAGAGATGGATTCAGCCTGACCGAACTCGTGATCGTCATGGGGATCTTCGTTATCATCCTTGCGCTTGCAGGTGTTTCATTCGACAGGATTATCAGCAGGTCTCTGCACGAGTCAAAAAGCGCGGAGTCGGAGATCGAGGGGATAGTGGGTCTTGAGATGCTGCGTAGAGACCTTGCTCAAGCGGGGTATGGCCTACCGTGGGACGTGACTGGAGTGACCTACGCCGAAATTATCCTCGCCACCGGTAATCCCGCTCCGGGTGTGGATTCCAAGGTGTACAACGACGCACCCGGATCTCCTCCCCGCGCCGTCACCAGCGGAGACAACGCTGGGTTCAACGGGTCGGATTACCTGGTCGTGAAATCTACGATGACAGGGCTGAATGACACCGCTAAGAAATGGTACATGGCTACCTTTACGAAATACACGTCGAATTCGATGGTTGCGAAGGAGCGGCTCATAGTTCTCAGGAACAGCTATGCAAATGGGATTCTGTCAAACAAGGTCCTCCTTAATTCCTCCGGATTCACCGTCAGCTATTCCCCTAATCCTGCGGATTTTCCCTCCGGTTTCCGTCCGCGGGAGATGCTGGAAACTCACATGGTATACGGTGTTTCTCCCAAAGACGGTGAGGAAGACACTCGGCCGTTGCGGATGCCCTTCAATCGTTCCGACTACTATATCAAACGCCCCGAAGACACCAAAAGCATGCCTGAAATGTGCGCCAAGCCATTGGATGCGTCCAATATCGCCGAAGGGGTCGGTATACTTTATCGCTCCATAGCGGGTCAAAAGCCGGCTTCCGCTGATCCGAGCGAGCCCGATCCCGGGGGTGGTTTTTCGGCTCCATACCCGCTTCTGGACTGCGTGGCAGACATGCAGGTTGTGCACTCTCTCGACACGGATGGTGACGGGGTGGTCAACCTTCACTCCGATACGCCTCCCACTGGTGCCGACAGGGCGGCGGCTATACGTGCTCAGGTACGCGAGGTGAGGGTTTACATCCTTGCGCAGGAAGGGCGGAAATCAAATACCTTCAGATATCCTGACGACAGGATCTGGGTAGGGGAAACCATTAACGGAGTCCCATTTGGCAGGAGCTTTGTTTTCGAGAACCAGAACATCAGGGACTGGGAGAAGTACCATTGGCGGGTATACACGCTTGTGGTGCCGTTGGGGAACCTTAATTGA
- a CDS encoding prepilin-type N-terminal cleavage/methylation domain-containing protein, whose protein sequence is MKARLLSSNGFTLIEMVVAMVILIVGLLGLLQAVNVAMEHNLRGGLRDRAVAVGEQQMHNLMKLKHFDPIPQTFAQFTTVSVKVGAGSRNFRIERTRQALTSRVPEDSYRLRVNVRWAFKNMTTNHEVVAVVSR, encoded by the coding sequence TTGAAAGCTCGATTACTCTCCAGTAACGGATTTACCCTCATAGAGATGGTTGTTGCCATGGTAATCCTCATCGTGGGGCTCCTCGGGCTTCTTCAGGCTGTGAACGTGGCAATGGAGCACAACCTCAGGGGAGGGCTGCGGGATCGTGCCGTCGCGGTAGGCGAACAGCAGATGCACAATCTGATGAAGCTGAAGCACTTCGATCCCATTCCTCAAACCTTCGCGCAATTCACTACTGTCTCGGTAAAGGTGGGTGCGGGGAGCAGGAACTTTCGCATAGAGCGCACACGGCAGGCCCTGACGAGCAGGGTGCCTGAGGATTCGTACAGGCTTCGCGTCAATGTACGCTGGGCGTTCAAGAATATGACCACGAATCATGAGGTCGTCGCCGTAGTATCTCGGTAG
- a CDS encoding Tfp pilus assembly protein FimT/FimU translates to MGTRGFSLVELVVTMAIAAILVSIGVMQFNEMSRKSAIEEQVKKIHVDLAELRQKALYEKTERAAKITATEFATYPGDDITAVPVIQRRLVYPMAWSTADNPLVLSFDTFGMSGTSESGAIFVCIEPTKANSAAVDSLIVSPTRVDLGKRVSGGSCVESSITLQ, encoded by the coding sequence ATGGGTACGAGAGGATTCAGTCTCGTTGAATTGGTCGTCACGATGGCTATAGCTGCGATTCTGGTCTCCATCGGAGTTATGCAATTTAACGAGATGAGCCGTAAATCCGCCATCGAAGAGCAGGTGAAGAAAATCCATGTGGACCTGGCTGAGTTGCGACAGAAGGCACTTTACGAAAAAACAGAGCGCGCTGCAAAGATCACTGCCACTGAGTTTGCCACCTATCCCGGCGATGACATCACTGCTGTACCCGTCATCCAGCGTCGGCTCGTCTACCCGATGGCGTGGAGCACGGCAGACAATCCGCTGGTGCTGAGCTTCGACACCTTCGGGATGTCGGGCACCAGCGAGTCCGGAGCCATTTTTGTCTGCATAGAGCCCACTAAGGCGAATTCGGCTGCAGTCGACAGCCTCATCGTATCACCCACTCGTGTCGATCTCGGGAAAAGAGTCTCCGGAGGAAGTTGTGTTGAAAGCTCGATTACTCTCCAGTAA